The following are encoded in a window of Lactobacillus intestinalis genomic DNA:
- the ymfI gene encoding elongation factor P 5-aminopentanone reductase, with protein sequence MKRAIVFGATGGIGSSICEDLAKDGWSLYLHTNSKWNKAYEKATKLANEYPSQDFLPIKLDFNSSDAELKKFVDGLIPVNAVIFAQGITDYNFVGTQKMTMMDKIININLTVPIKLTHLLEDKLVKQEFSRIIYLGSVYGGQGSAMEAVYSATKAGLSRFSQAYAREVVSTNLTVNVLAPGAVDTPMNAMFSEETIAEVTDEIPIGRFASGKDISYWVKVILNPQSGYLTGQTIYISGGWLL encoded by the coding sequence ATGAAACGTGCAATTGTTTTCGGCGCAACTGGAGGAATAGGTAGTAGTATATGTGAAGATTTAGCCAAAGATGGCTGGTCACTTTATTTACATACTAATTCTAAATGGAATAAGGCATACGAAAAAGCTACAAAGCTAGCTAATGAATATCCTAGTCAGGATTTTTTACCTATAAAATTAGATTTTAATTCCAGTGATGCGGAATTAAAGAAGTTTGTAGATGGGCTTATTCCCGTAAATGCAGTTATTTTTGCTCAAGGTATTACTGACTATAATTTTGTAGGGACGCAAAAAATGACGATGATGGATAAAATCATTAATATTAATTTGACCGTTCCAATTAAGTTGACTCATTTGCTCGAAGATAAGCTTGTTAAGCAAGAATTTAGCCGGATTATTTATTTAGGATCCGTTTATGGGGGCCAAGGGAGCGCCATGGAAGCAGTTTATAGTGCGACTAAAGCTGGCTTGAGTCGTTTTAGTCAAGCATATGCTCGCGAAGTGGTTTCAACTAATCTAACTGTTAATGTTTTGGCGCCAGGAGCCGTCGACACTCCAATGAATGCAATGTTTTCTGAAGAAACAATTGCCGAAGTTACAGATGAAATTCCAATAGGACGTTTTGCATCTGGTAAGGATATATCATACTGGGTAAAAGTTATTTTGAATCCTCAAAGTGGTTACTTAACAGGGCAAACTATATATATTAGTGGTGGTTGGCTTTTATAA
- a CDS encoding M16 family metallopeptidase, which translates to MISPKIIKKQYKSGFSAEIVLKPGYNQRFFGIITDFGSSDPQEVAGSAHFLEHKLFAKEDGDISQKFEELGADVNAFTSFNETMFYCSGVKNNPQLINLLFRLVGEPYFTEENVKKEIPIITQELSMYKDEPNWLINNNLMRQMFGDSELGIDVAGTEESIAATTVEALIEVYQQNYQPKNMHFIACGDFSDYQIKSIFRQVNKLQEQYFKNTAATIKYKKQTRQLVLKDEVLEIDGQSNLFGVGLLLPNFKKVLSSLDLAQILLEIMLESKLGIMSPFFDKMKKKKLLSSSTQISVNYTRQGDFVTISGVSDDAQKVISAIKEEIMRPLDRDDVEYAKSFFELKKREWLAHEIRTMNNISYLAIELAEESLDDENLFENINQLQLINFEKYDSICKDLLKDSVFCSAMLVNKE; encoded by the coding sequence ATGATTTCACCAAAGATAATAAAAAAACAATATAAATCAGGATTTTCTGCTGAAATAGTTTTAAAACCAGGATATAATCAGCGCTTTTTTGGTATTATTACTGATTTTGGAAGTAGTGATCCTCAGGAAGTTGCAGGAAGTGCTCACTTTTTAGAACATAAACTTTTCGCTAAAGAAGATGGTGACATTTCGCAAAAATTTGAAGAATTGGGCGCCGATGTTAATGCCTTTACTTCTTTTAATGAAACCATGTTTTATTGCAGTGGGGTCAAAAATAATCCTCAATTAATCAATTTGCTGTTTAGATTAGTAGGAGAGCCGTATTTTACAGAAGAAAATGTAAAAAAAGAGATTCCAATTATTACCCAGGAATTATCAATGTACAAGGATGAACCAAATTGGCTCATTAATAATAATTTGATGAGGCAAATGTTTGGAGATTCAGAACTTGGAATTGATGTAGCAGGGACTGAAGAATCAATTGCGGCAACAACAGTAGAAGCATTAATCGAAGTTTATCAGCAAAATTATCAACCAAAAAATATGCACTTTATTGCTTGTGGAGACTTTTCTGATTATCAAATCAAATCTATTTTTAGGCAAGTAAATAAGTTGCAAGAACAATACTTTAAAAATACTGCAGCTACAATAAAGTATAAAAAACAGACTAGACAATTAGTTTTAAAAGATGAAGTTTTAGAAATTGATGGCCAATCCAATTTGTTTGGGGTAGGACTCCTTCTTCCAAACTTTAAGAAAGTATTATCTAGTCTAGACTTGGCGCAAATTCTCTTAGAAATAATGTTAGAATCAAAACTAGGCATCATGAGTCCATTCTTTGATAAAATGAAAAAGAAAAAGTTATTGAGCAGTTCTACGCAGATTTCAGTAAATTATACTCGTCAGGGTGATTTTGTGACGATTTCTGGGGTAAGTGATGATGCTCAGAAAGTTATTTCTGCAATTAAAGAAGAAATTATGCGACCATTAGATAGAGATGATGTCGAATACGCAAAAAGCTTTTTTGAATTGAAGAAACGCGAATGGTTGGCACATGAAATTCGAACAATGAATAATATTTCTTATTTAGCGATTGAACTTGCAGAAGAAAGCCTTGATGATGAAAACTTATTTGAAAATATCAATCAACTGCAACTCATTAATTTTGAAAAATATGATTCAATTTGTAAGGATTTACTAAAGGATAGCGTTTTCTGCTCTGCGATGTTAGTCAATAAGGAGTAA
- a CDS encoding M16 family metallopeptidase, translating to MLNPNIEYRSDPKFTTGTIGDFFRIRLNKKNLALANLLARMQMNATASFPSISQQQEVLSKFYDMSFEVVPQIMGPEIIMSYVANFVEPVEVLDPEYTYKNIYKTFEKMAHHPLINEEILELSKKQLEDEYREVMEEPSSYALDKFFKIWYQDRPDYEDTFMGDINLIKDLTLKEVLTFSRSIRIAPGAKLGVMKSANSIEMLVRKNNNLDFAGIIRAFDMDEIVNIPAGSQEGIYEEENHGNLQAQVYLGYGYREGRDEKFIHVKDIETEYQKRLVGLILSEYLAGDQSSKLFTSIREELGAAYQVNANSYHRNSLFLINTGIDPDQIDEVIKIIKDEVEKVKKGDIDIDLLKKSKKSLINFRLIAQDRENWQLANLLRQEMFSGYGRIDDDYMDVIKDINPKMLADFANDLFLKESYVLK from the coding sequence ATGCTAAATCCAAATATTGAGTATAGGTCTGATCCTAAATTTACGACTGGAACGATTGGAGACTTTTTTCGTATTCGATTGAATAAGAAAAATTTAGCACTTGCTAATTTATTAGCCCGTATGCAAATGAATGCTACTGCATCTTTTCCAAGTATTAGTCAACAACAAGAAGTTTTGTCTAAATTTTATGATATGAGTTTTGAAGTTGTTCCACAAATTATGGGGCCTGAAATTATAATGAGTTATGTGGCCAATTTTGTAGAACCTGTTGAAGTCTTAGATCCAGAATATACTTATAAAAATATCTATAAGACTTTTGAAAAGATGGCCCACCATCCTTTAATTAATGAGGAAATTTTAGAATTAAGTAAAAAGCAGCTAGAGGACGAATATCGTGAAGTGATGGAAGAGCCTTCAAGTTATGCTTTGGATAAGTTTTTTAAAATTTGGTATCAGGATCGGCCAGATTATGAAGATACTTTTATGGGAGATATTAATTTAATTAAAGATCTCACACTTAAAGAGGTTCTTACTTTTTCTCGTTCTATTAGAATTGCCCCCGGCGCTAAATTAGGTGTGATGAAGAGTGCTAATTCAATAGAGATGCTGGTGCGTAAAAATAATAATCTTGATTTTGCGGGAATAATTAGGGCGTTTGATATGGATGAGATTGTTAATATTCCTGCAGGGTCTCAAGAAGGAATTTATGAAGAAGAAAATCATGGCAATTTACAAGCCCAAGTTTATTTAGGTTATGGCTATCGAGAAGGGCGAGATGAAAAGTTTATTCATGTTAAAGATATAGAAACCGAATATCAAAAGCGTCTAGTAGGGTTGATTTTGAGTGAGTATCTTGCAGGAGATCAATCATCTAAATTATTTACTAGTATTCGTGAAGAACTTGGAGCTGCTTATCAAGTAAATGCCAATAGTTATCATCGTAATTCATTATTTCTAATAAATACTGGAATTGATCCAGACCAAATTGATGAAGTAATTAAAATTATTAAAGATGAAGTTGAGAAGGTTAAAAAAGGAGATATTGACATAGATCTTCTTAAAAAATCCAAGAAAAGTTTGATTAATTTCCGCTTAATAGCACAAGATCGAGAAAATTGGCAATTAGCTAACTTACTTCGGCAGGAAATGTTTAGCGGCTATGGTCGCATTGATGACGATTACATGGATGTAATCAAAGATATTAACCCTAAGATGTTGGCAGATTTTGCAAACGACCTATTTCTAAAAGAAAGTTATGTGTTGAAATGA
- a CDS encoding FtsK/SpoIIIE family DNA translocase, with protein MPKKKKTVKKSKRNYKKKKQESLSWAIAGIVQIILAILAITKVGTLGKQVANLIRVFFGDSYLLASGLLALFGLVMLIYNQPAHLKIKRSFGLALALFGILLIQSSIYFAHEAVNTAFLNSFWHEMFEELGRAGVTTSVGGGVIGAIGFELLFPLLGQIGIRILAILFIPIGIMMFFDVKFRTVVEKFQTVSQVFIEQNKVNGAKLKDKYSEIKQKELQRQAKKQQVREEEKTNNLVFPNVDDFDEKNASSPEEKQETKVSPSVKPSEKIENHKSEEKQEIPDPPLQIQVAPQHEDPDSSQENSPLPKSHSFVEEDKKLKAELENVDHGELKMESTSNPQYQLPPLNLLDPIENTDQSTDKELIQKNTHTLQSTFKSFGVKVIIKKAILGPTITRYEVQPAVGVKVSRIVNLSDDLALALAAKDIRIEAPIPGKPFIGIEVPNRATSIVSFKDVMEHQDSKSKEDIMEVPLGKDVTGTTISANLAKMPHLLIAGSTGSGKSVAINTILTSILMKAHPEDIKLVLIDPKMVELSVYNGVPHLLIPVVTDAKLAANALHKVVKEMERRYKLFAASGARNMAEYNKKVAQNNQDKSKPVMKKLPYILVVVDELSDLMMVGGHDVEGAIVRLGQMARAAGIHMILATQRPSVDVITGLIKANVPSRISFAVSSGVDSRTILDQTGAEKLLGRGDMLYMPIGASKPERVQGAYIASDEVERVIDWVKKQQQPDYDQDMIPKQGENNVTGSDDEPEDEFYSEAVDLVRRQQTASVSMLQRRFRIGYNRAARIVDEMEAKGVVGPSEGSKPRQVLLPPVKNEGN; from the coding sequence ATGCCTAAGAAAAAGAAAACAGTCAAAAAGAGCAAAAGAAATTATAAAAAGAAAAAACAAGAAAGTTTATCTTGGGCAATTGCTGGAATTGTCCAAATTATTTTGGCAATTTTGGCGATTACTAAAGTAGGAACTTTAGGGAAACAAGTTGCCAACTTAATTAGAGTGTTTTTTGGAGATTCATATTTGCTAGCGAGTGGTTTGCTCGCTCTTTTTGGTCTGGTCATGTTAATTTACAATCAACCTGCCCATTTAAAAATTAAACGCAGCTTTGGCTTAGCTTTAGCATTGTTTGGAATATTATTAATTCAAAGTAGCATTTATTTTGCTCACGAAGCAGTGAATACGGCATTTTTGAATTCATTTTGGCATGAAATGTTTGAAGAATTGGGTCGTGCAGGAGTTACCACATCAGTTGGCGGAGGGGTAATTGGCGCGATTGGCTTTGAACTGCTATTTCCATTATTAGGACAAATTGGTATTCGAATTTTGGCAATATTATTTATTCCTATTGGGATTATGATGTTCTTTGATGTGAAATTTAGAACAGTAGTAGAAAAATTTCAAACTGTTAGCCAAGTATTTATTGAGCAAAATAAGGTAAATGGAGCTAAGCTCAAGGATAAATATTCTGAAATTAAGCAGAAAGAATTACAAAGACAAGCCAAAAAGCAACAGGTGCGTGAAGAGGAAAAAACTAATAATTTGGTTTTTCCAAATGTAGATGATTTTGATGAAAAAAATGCCTCATCTCCAGAAGAAAAGCAGGAAACGAAGGTATCTCCTAGTGTTAAACCTTCAGAAAAAATAGAAAATCATAAATCTGAAGAAAAACAAGAAATACCTGACCCACCTTTACAAATTCAAGTAGCTCCTCAACATGAAGATCCTGATTCTTCACAAGAAAATTCTCCTTTGCCTAAGTCACATTCTTTTGTAGAAGAAGATAAAAAATTAAAAGCGGAGTTGGAAAATGTAGATCATGGTGAGCTAAAAATGGAGTCAACTAGTAATCCTCAATATCAATTGCCGCCATTGAATTTATTAGACCCTATTGAGAATACAGATCAGAGTACAGATAAAGAACTTATTCAAAAGAACACTCACACGCTTCAATCTACTTTTAAAAGTTTTGGTGTTAAAGTAATAATTAAGAAGGCAATTCTAGGACCGACTATTACCCGTTATGAGGTTCAGCCTGCAGTAGGTGTAAAGGTAAGTCGAATTGTTAATTTATCAGATGATTTAGCCTTAGCTTTGGCGGCGAAAGATATTCGTATTGAAGCTCCAATTCCTGGGAAACCTTTTATTGGAATTGAAGTGCCTAATCGGGCTACATCTATTGTTTCATTTAAAGATGTAATGGAACATCAAGATTCTAAGTCTAAAGAAGATATTATGGAAGTCCCATTAGGTAAAGATGTAACAGGGACAACTATTTCAGCTAATTTGGCAAAAATGCCCCATTTGTTAATTGCGGGTTCAACTGGATCTGGGAAGTCGGTAGCTATTAATACAATTTTAACGAGTATTCTTATGAAAGCACATCCGGAAGATATTAAGCTTGTTTTAATTGATCCAAAAATGGTGGAACTTTCTGTTTATAATGGTGTGCCTCATTTATTAATTCCAGTGGTGACAGATGCTAAACTAGCTGCTAATGCGCTTCATAAAGTTGTGAAAGAAATGGAACGGCGTTATAAGTTATTTGCAGCAAGCGGTGCTCGCAATATGGCAGAATATAATAAAAAAGTAGCTCAAAATAATCAGGATAAGTCAAAGCCCGTTATGAAAAAACTACCTTATATTCTAGTGGTGGTTGATGAGTTAAGTGACTTGATGATGGTCGGGGGTCATGATGTTGAAGGAGCAATTGTTAGATTGGGTCAAATGGCTCGAGCTGCTGGAATTCACATGATTTTAGCAACTCAGCGTCCAAGTGTTGATGTTATTACCGGATTAATTAAGGCTAATGTTCCTTCGAGAATCTCTTTTGCGGTTTCAAGTGGAGTAGATTCTAGAACTATTTTGGATCAAACTGGCGCAGAAAAGTTGCTGGGTCGTGGTGATATGCTCTATATGCCAATTGGAGCGTCCAAGCCGGAGAGAGTCCAAGGAGCATATATTGCTTCTGATGAAGTTGAGCGCGTGATTGATTGGGTTAAAAAGCAACAACAACCTGATTACGATCAAGATATGATTCCTAAACAGGGAGAAAATAACGTCACGGGTAGTGATGATGAGCCAGAAGATGAATTTTATTCTGAAGCTGTAGACTTAGTTAGACGCCAGCAGACTGCAAGTGTATCCATGCTTCAAAGAAGATTTAGAATTGGGTATAATCGAGCAGCTCGAATTGTAGATGAAATGGAAGCTAAAGGAGTAGTAGGTCCTTCTGAAGGGTCTAAGCCTCGGCAAGTTTTGCTTCCACCTGTAAAGAATGAAGGTAATTAA
- a CDS encoding DUF1149 family protein, whose protein sequence is MEFKKETPVMVRAFHYDLNEKPENDNEVNVAIKPVDKQDENGNIIKPKDGNYYEVGVVFEVAPAPGDFTVSGLITQIVQIKDYHGKGDDLESNDYKLLSRPLVEYIETLTYEVTQVTLDQPVNLNFKANF, encoded by the coding sequence ATGGAATTTAAAAAAGAAACCCCAGTTATGGTAAGAGCATTTCATTACGATTTAAATGAAAAGCCAGAAAATGATAATGAAGTAAACGTAGCTATTAAGCCAGTTGATAAACAAGATGAAAACGGTAATATTATTAAGCCTAAAGACGGTAATTACTACGAAGTAGGGGTTGTATTTGAAGTAGCACCTGCTCCTGGAGACTTTACTGTAAGTGGGTTGATTACCCAGATCGTTCAAATTAAGGATTACCATGGTAAAGGTGATGATCTTGAAAGTAACGATTATAAATTGCTTTCAAGACCCTTAGTTGAATACATTGAAACTTTGACTTATGAAGTTACTCAAGTTACCTTAGATCAGCCGGTTAATTTGAACTTTAAGGCTAATTTTTAA
- a CDS encoding tRNA (cytidine(34)-2'-O)-methyltransferase, with the protein MTNHVVLYEPVMPANTGNIARTCAGTNTVLDLIEPLGFQIDNKRMKRAGLDYWDKVDVRMHDDLDAFLKTLKPTDEMYLISKFSSKNYVDVDYTDPDKDYYFVFGKETTGLPETFMREYYDRNLRIPMSDNIRCYNLSNSVAMVLLEALRQQGFPNMETTHHYENDKLKDNYNRPERYERNLGKDNQ; encoded by the coding sequence ATGACAAATCATGTTGTGTTGTATGAACCAGTGATGCCCGCTAATACGGGAAATATTGCGCGTACTTGTGCGGGCACAAATACAGTATTAGATTTAATTGAGCCATTGGGCTTTCAAATTGATAATAAGCGAATGAAGCGTGCAGGTCTTGATTATTGGGATAAAGTTGATGTAAGAATGCATGATGATTTGGATGCATTTTTGAAAACTTTAAAGCCAACGGATGAAATGTATCTGATTTCAAAGTTTTCATCTAAAAACTATGTTGATGTTGACTATACCGATCCTGATAAGGATTACTACTTTGTGTTTGGTAAAGAAACGACTGGTTTGCCAGAAACTTTTATGCGTGAATATTATGATCGTAACTTGAGAATCCCAATGTCTGACAATATTCGTTGCTATAATCTATCTAATTCTGTAGCTATGGTCTTGCTGGAAGCACTTCGTCAACAAGGATTTCCTAATATGGAAACTACCCACCACTATGAAAATGATAAACTAAAGGATAACTATAATCGTCCAGAAAGATATGAACGAAATTTAGGAAAGGATAATCAATAA
- a CDS encoding AI-2E family transporter, which produces MENKRKRTHRTVFEKWFLNNRFSIILVNILLFFLIIWVFNKISFVLNPAWLFFSAILPPLLLAVIQYYIMNPLVDILEKKLKVPRVLTIVVLFIIVIAILIWIINTLIPIAQGQINALIKNWPHIWNDSTNAVQEALRDPRLHSVKSNLQSMVDNAQKTLFRSGQDAFNTTLGNITSAVNIITMVGMTLLTAPFILFFMLKDGHQLRPYITKFAPQRWQESFSKLLYDINYALASYIRGQITVAFWVGVMFSIGYTVVGLPYGLALAILAGFMNLIPYFGTFIAFIPALAISIMSSTSMLIKVLVVFMIEQTIESRLISPLVMGNKLEMHPITTILVLIGASSVWGLWGVIFGIPIYAILKIIVSRVYNYYRRESEVFDDEDIDLASPTTGESENKK; this is translated from the coding sequence ATGGAAAATAAAAGAAAGCGAACTCATAGAACCGTTTTTGAAAAATGGTTTTTGAATAATCGCTTTAGTATTATTTTAGTGAATATCTTATTGTTCTTCCTGATTATTTGGGTGTTCAATAAGATATCTTTTGTTTTAAACCCTGCGTGGTTATTTTTTAGTGCTATTCTGCCACCATTGCTGCTGGCAGTTATTCAGTACTATATTATGAATCCACTTGTTGATATTCTAGAAAAAAAGCTCAAAGTACCACGAGTGCTAACGATAGTAGTTTTATTCATAATAGTAATCGCAATTTTAATTTGGATTATCAATACTTTAATTCCAATTGCTCAGGGACAAATTAATGCTTTAATTAAAAATTGGCCTCATATTTGGAATGATTCAACTAATGCCGTCCAAGAGGCATTACGAGATCCGAGATTACATTCTGTAAAGAGTAATTTGCAAAGTATGGTTGATAATGCGCAAAAGACCTTATTTAGATCTGGTCAAGATGCTTTTAATACGACCTTAGGAAATATCACATCAGCTGTGAATATTATTACTATGGTGGGGATGACCTTACTTACTGCTCCATTTATTTTATTCTTTATGTTAAAAGACGGTCATCAATTAAGACCATATATTACTAAATTTGCGCCTCAAAGATGGCAAGAAAGTTTTAGCAAACTTTTGTATGATATCAATTATGCCTTAGCTTCATATATTCGTGGTCAAATTACAGTTGCATTTTGGGTTGGCGTAATGTTTTCAATTGGGTATACTGTTGTAGGTTTACCTTATGGACTTGCTTTGGCTATTTTAGCGGGATTTATGAATTTAATTCCTTATTTTGGAACGTTTATTGCATTCATTCCGGCCTTAGCGATTTCCATTATGTCTTCAACTTCAATGTTGATTAAGGTATTAGTTGTATTTATGATTGAACAGACAATTGAATCAAGATTGATTAGTCCTTTAGTAATGGGAAATAAACTAGAAATGCATCCTATTACTACAATTTTAGTTTTGATTGGCGCCAGCTCTGTATGGGGATTATGGGGTGTGATTTTTGGTATTCCAATTTATGCCATCTTGAAGATTATTGTCTCACGCGTGTACAATTATTATCGGAGAGAGTCTGAAGTTTTTGATGATGAAGACATTGACCTTGCTTCTCCAACCACGGGAGAATCAGAAAATAAAAAGTAA